Genomic DNA from Peribacillus simplex NBRC 15720 = DSM 1321:
TCGAAAGTACCGGTAAGGAATGCAGTAGATTTAAGCCTGGCTTATTCTCCTGGTGTCGCAGAACCGTGTAAAGATATTTACGATAAGCCGGAAACCGTTTATGACTATACAATGAAGGGGAATACTGTTGCCGTTATTTCTGATGGAACGGCTGTGTTGGGACTTGGAAACATCGGTCCGGAAGCTGCTATGCCGGTTATGGAAGGAAAAGCCGTTTTATTTAAAAGCTTCGCTGGAGTGGACGCTTTCCCAATCTGTTTAAAAACGACGGATGTGGACAAAATTGTAGAGACCGTTAAATTACTCGAACCGACTTTCGGTGGAGTGAACTTAGAGGACATAGCTGCACCAAATTGTTTTGAAATTGAAGAACGCCTCAAGAAAGAAATGAATATCCCTGTTTTTCATGATGATCAGCACGGTACAGCCATTGTTACTGTTGCCGGTCTTGTAAACGCGTTACGACTTGTGAATAAATCAATGTCGGAAATTAAAGTGGTAGCGAATGGAGCAGGCGCTGCGGGCATTGCCATCATTAAATTGCTTTATAGCTATGGAGTTCGTGACATTATCATGTGTGATACGAAGGGTGCCATTTATGAGGGCCGTTCGACAGGTATGAATGATACAAAAGAACAAGTGGCGAAAGTGACCAATCGAAATAAGGTTTCAGGACCTTTGGAAACTGTCATTCAAAACGCTGATGTATTTATAGGAGTTTCTGCCGCAGGTGCATTGACAAAAGAAATGGTTTCTTCGATGAATCGGGATGCGATCATTTTTGCGATGGCTAATCCAGATCCGGAAATCATGCCGGAAGAAGCGAAAGCAGCGGGTGCCAAGGTTGTTGGAACAGGCCGTTCGGACTTCCCGAATCAGGTCAATAACGTCCTTGCTTTCCCAGGGATTTTCCGTGGGGCATTAGATGTACGTGCGACTCATATCAATGAAAAAATGAAGGTTGCTGCAGTACAAGCCATTGCCGGTTTAATACAGGAACATGAGTTAAACGAAGACTACGTTATCCCTGCTCCATTTGATGAGAGGGTAGCACCTGCCGTTGCGGCTGCTGTTGCCAAGGCAGCGATGGAAACGGGAGTGGCTAGAATTAATGTGGATCCCGAGGAAATTAAAGAAAAAACAAGGAAATTAGCGATCATTGGAAAAAGTGAGGAATAATTAATTTGGCAGGTCGTACTTCTTCATCCAAAATTTATCTCGATGTCGTTGAGAGCCTACGTAGCATGATTGAAGCGGACAGCCTCCTGCCGGGAGATAAAATCCCATCAGAACGGGAGTTATCGGATCGTTTTAATGTTGGCCGTTCCTCTGTCCGTGAAGCATTGCGTGCCTTAGAGCTATTAGGATTAATAGAAACAAGGCGTGGTGAAGGGACGTTTATCAGGGATTTCCAGGAGCATAAGCTAGTCGAGCTTCTGGGAACCTTTTTTTTGCAAGATAAAAAAGTACAAGAAGATTTGTCTGAGACGAAAAGGCTGATTGAAATTGACTGTTTGCGGATCGTTGCCTTTTTCGCTACGGCTGAAGATATCAAAAGATTAATGGCCTGGGTCAAAGCGGATGAGTTTCATGATGATGATTTCTTCTTAAGAATTGCCATTTTGAATCGCAATCGTTTGCTGGAAAGAATTTGGCGCATTGTCAACAGCTATGCTAGAACATCAGAGATGGTACAGGGTAATGTGAAAAAAGAAGATTATCTGGCACTTCTTACATATTTGCTCGAACGTGATGAAGAAAAAGCCATCGAAACGTATCTTATTAGAATTAGAAATATGTCGAAGGACGAGTGACACCTTTTTACACGATACTAATTTTATTTCTGATATAGTTTGTACCAAGTATCATAAAATAGATAATTGGTGGTAAAGGGAGGATTAAGCTTGCTTAAAGAGCTATTTGCGAAGTCTAAGAAGAAATATGCAACGGTTCCTTTAGATCGGGAGAAACAAGATGTACCAGAAGGAATCATGACAAAGTGCACCGGCTGTAAAAAAATCATGTATACAAAAGAATTGGTGAAAAACAAGAAAGTCTGTCTGCATTGCGGGTACCACCATCCGATGTCTTCTCATGAGCGCATCGAATTTTTATTCGACGCGGGCAGTTTTAATGAATTTGATAAAGAAATGATTTCAGTTAACCCGCTTGAATTTCCGGATTACTTGGATAAATTGGAAAAAGACAAAAAGAAAGCCAAGATTAATGAGGCTGTTGTCACAGGAGTGGGAAGCATTAATGGGTACCAAGTTTCATCAGCCATCATGGATTCGAATTTCCGGATGGGAAGCATGGGATCCGTTGTTGGGGAAAAAATTACCCGTGCTATTGAACGTGCAGCTGAATTGAAGATTCCGTTCATCATATTTACGGCATCAGGCGGCGCTCGGATGCAGGAGGGTGTTTTAAGCTTGATGCAGATGGCAAAGACAAGTGCAGCACTCAAGATGTTCAGCAATGAAGGCGGACTGATCATTTCAATGATGACCCATCCTACCACAGGTGGGGTTTCGGCAAGTTTCGCGTCACTTGGCGATATTAATCTAGCCGAACCTGGAGCCCTAATTGGTTTTGCGGGCCGAAGAATCATTGAACAGACGATCCATGAAGAGCTTCCTGAAGATTTCCAAACCGCTGAATTCTTGATGAAGCACGGCCAATTGGATGCGGTCGTCAAACGTACGGAAATGAAGGAAACATTGACGACGATCCTTAAAATCCATGCCCCGGGCGGTGAATGGTTATGATTTATGAATTAGAGTTCGAGCGTCCCGTTACGGACCTGAGAAATAAGATTAAAGAGCTAAAGGCAATTTCGAAGGATGCTGATGTAGACCTTACAGCTGAAATCGAAACATTGGAAAAGCGTTTAGAGAAGCTGGAAGTGGATATTTATAATCATCTAAAACCGTGGGATCGTGTTCAGATTGCCCGGCATCCAGCCCGTCCGACGACGCTTGATTACATTCCGCTATTATTCAATGACTTCATCGAGTTTCATGGGGATCGTTATTATGGGGATGATGAAGCGATTGTCGCTGGAATCGCAGAATTTAATGGACTTGCCGTGACTGTCATCGGTCATCAACGAGGTAAGGATACGAAGGAAAACATCCGTCGTAACTTTGGCATGCCCCATCCTGAAGGCTATCGAAAAGCTTTGCGTCTGATGAAACAGGCGGAAAAATTTAACCGGCCGATTATTTGTTTCATTGATACGAAGGGAGCTTTCCCTGGTAAAGCTGCTGAAGAGCGCGGGCAAAGTGAAGCCATTGCGAAAAACCTTTTCGAAATGGCAGGGCTGAAGGTGCCGGTCATCAGTATTGTCATCGGTGAAGGCGGAAGCGGCGGTGCATTGGCACTTGGTGTCGGAGACCGAATTTTCATGCTTGAGAACTCAACATATTCGGTAATTTCCCCTGAGGGAGCTGCAGCCTTGCTTTGGAAGGATGCTTCTCAGGCTAAGAGGGCTGCGGAATCGATGAAAATCACGGCTCCCGACTTAAACCGCTTAGGAGTAATCGATGAGATCATTCCTGAAGTGAGGGGCGGCGCCCACCGGGATTCAAATTTACAGGCTGAAGCCATCAAGGAAATCCTGAAACGTTCATTCAATGAACTTCTGCCATTGAATA
This window encodes:
- the accA gene encoding acetyl-CoA carboxylase carboxyl transferase subunit alpha, yielding MIYELEFERPVTDLRNKIKELKAISKDADVDLTAEIETLEKRLEKLEVDIYNHLKPWDRVQIARHPARPTTLDYIPLLFNDFIEFHGDRYYGDDEAIVAGIAEFNGLAVTVIGHQRGKDTKENIRRNFGMPHPEGYRKALRLMKQAEKFNRPIICFIDTKGAFPGKAAEERGQSEAIAKNLFEMAGLKVPVISIVIGEGGSGGALALGVGDRIFMLENSTYSVISPEGAAALLWKDASQAKRAAESMKITAPDLNRLGVIDEIIPEVRGGAHRDSNLQAEAIKEILKRSFNELLPLNSDDLINQRYMKFKKIGEYEFAKQPEGEPKEVEQHS
- a CDS encoding NAD(P)-dependent malic enzyme, with translation MTLREEALHMHRLNQGKLETVSKVPVRNAVDLSLAYSPGVAEPCKDIYDKPETVYDYTMKGNTVAVISDGTAVLGLGNIGPEAAMPVMEGKAVLFKSFAGVDAFPICLKTTDVDKIVETVKLLEPTFGGVNLEDIAAPNCFEIEERLKKEMNIPVFHDDQHGTAIVTVAGLVNALRLVNKSMSEIKVVANGAGAAGIAIIKLLYSYGVRDIIMCDTKGAIYEGRSTGMNDTKEQVAKVTNRNKVSGPLETVIQNADVFIGVSAAGALTKEMVSSMNRDAIIFAMANPDPEIMPEEAKAAGAKVVGTGRSDFPNQVNNVLAFPGIFRGALDVRATHINEKMKVAAVQAIAGLIQEHELNEDYVIPAPFDERVAPAVAAAVAKAAMETGVARINVDPEEIKEKTRKLAIIGKSEE
- the accD gene encoding acetyl-CoA carboxylase, carboxyltransferase subunit beta is translated as MLKELFAKSKKKYATVPLDREKQDVPEGIMTKCTGCKKIMYTKELVKNKKVCLHCGYHHPMSSHERIEFLFDAGSFNEFDKEMISVNPLEFPDYLDKLEKDKKKAKINEAVVTGVGSINGYQVSSAIMDSNFRMGSMGSVVGEKITRAIERAAELKIPFIIFTASGGARMQEGVLSLMQMAKTSAALKMFSNEGGLIISMMTHPTTGGVSASFASLGDINLAEPGALIGFAGRRIIEQTIHEELPEDFQTAEFLMKHGQLDAVVKRTEMKETLTTILKIHAPGGEWL
- a CDS encoding FadR/GntR family transcriptional regulator, with amino-acid sequence MAGRTSSSKIYLDVVESLRSMIEADSLLPGDKIPSERELSDRFNVGRSSVREALRALELLGLIETRRGEGTFIRDFQEHKLVELLGTFFLQDKKVQEDLSETKRLIEIDCLRIVAFFATAEDIKRLMAWVKADEFHDDDFFLRIAILNRNRLLERIWRIVNSYARTSEMVQGNVKKEDYLALLTYLLERDEEKAIETYLIRIRNMSKDE